DNA from Fusarium falciforme chromosome 7, complete sequence:
tatattataggcagCTAGGTCAAAGGACCTAGAAAaggtagttattaattacttagaagTCATTAGAGAGTCAAAAGGTATACCCTATgctataagggtaattttattatttaaggaagtaaggaatataataatataaaatatgcTAGGTTTAAAGGAGGTAAAGGAAGCTTAGGTTAAGAGCTAACTTAGCCTAGTagaataaggctatatagttattatacttagataataaggcttaatagtatttaatctcttaaggtagcttttccTTAGTAAATTAACCCTAATTTAGATAccttactattaattatagttaagctattataagtctacttttatagctttaaattaccttttattacctttagctACGCTATTAgctctctttttatttactttccTTAACCTTATCGCTTCTACTGctcttattaccttttttatgCTTATTACCTTCCTCGCCTTAGCTGCTCTTATGGCGCTACTAACTTCtagccttatattacttttcttttcttcttcttcttaatataacgCTATATTACCGCTAAGTtactttagtaataatatagcatAGCCTAAGCGAAGTCTATGCTAGCATAAAGTCATCTATATGCCTCTTAGCCgcttttattacttcttaggCGAGAGAGAAGTtatttaggtatattaaaagattaagatTATACTCGCTAGGCTCTAGGCTATCTACTAAGAGGAAATTCTATAGacctataactataagcataatctaatattaatctctaaTAGAGTACTTAGCGGCGCTATATCTCACGATCTTAAACTTCCTCTTAACCTAGCTAAAGatctacttaataattatataaagctaggcataataaagattatatatctcttctaggtattatagctattaagtagctatttcttaatcttatagatagtatcttatttctaagaataaaattaagatacctcttctagagctaaaacctatattaataatataaaatcatactaataagatttataggtttatagtctttactatatatataaataaggagttattaataaatcccTTAGCgcctataagtatatatataaagaaccttttaaagttaattattataaggatattttataagatattattcttccttaattaatattttttttattactaataaagaataaaggtaagtatataatatttatttatagctctaataatattattaaatacctttatctTTAGggaaagctttataaaaattaataaattaaggaaataacttattagctatataataaagcaaatatataattactaaagaggtttaataagtttatagaatatatttaagattattccctaactaatataaaagcaaaaagtaatatttctttatagctctttatatataaatatctataatataattattaacttttatttaagagatatatacttattattataagtaataatattaatctataactaCTAATAAAGGGCCTAAAATAGGgcatatagtatataaaataagtacttaaatatattattatcccctctaagtagctataatatatattctcttataaggtatatattagcATATAAATAGTAGTAGCAGTAGCCTCGCTAAATTAGTCtcttattactaataatactaagaaagcataatataataaaaaccctatagtaattagtaataactttattttttattattaattaataaaaaagcttcttattattaaggaggctattattattaattaagtaagtaatttcCTTTATTTCCTCAtctttagatattatttctaaCTAGAATTAggactataaatagcttCTAATTACCCCTTCCTacctaatttaaaataaatcataaaaattaatataattaatatccctCTTGCCTCTATAGGTAAGCCAAAGGCCATAGCAGCCCCCGGCTAGCGTGATATATATAGATGATGATCCTTGGGGTTAGAGATATAACTAGGACGGttaattcttatatcccTTGCTTGGAGCGGTGCTGGATCGAGGAAAGCGTATCCCCTTATTCATTTAATAGGAAAATTTAAATTATGATTCATTTTGAACCCCGTTTATGATCAGGGCCTTAAGTAGCTGCTTTAGACCCTTGCTGGTCAGTGGTGGAGCATTCCGGGGCCTTGACTTCAGAGCCCACTTAACCAGGGAGCAAAATATGAAGGGCGACCTGTATACCAAAGGGTTGAAGTACCGATGAATTGATTCTCACCATATTGCACCATCTAGCTCGTCTATATCACATTGAAAAATGCGTGGGGTGTTAGCTTGGCCGGAGCTATCAAACAGCAGAAAGCCAGAGAAGCCTGGCTCGTCGACATCGCCCAAGGACTTGCAGCCGAACATGGCAGTCACGTGAAACGAGGATTGTAGGGGACGTTGCTCTCTATGTCACTGATGAATGACGATCTAGAGGGGACTCGTAAGAACGCCGAATGCCGGAGGATCTAGTCAATCATACTACTCCCCGGAACACCACTTCACTTGTTTAATTTGATGGTGGGACTACTGCAGAACAAGAtggctatttataatttgTATAACGAACTGGGGAGGCGAGTTCATATAAAGACTAAAGTTATAACATAATATGCCAGTGCTCTAAGTCTAGAGGCTTAATTTTGTAGCTGAAAAAGGCGAATTGTAACTAGCAGGGAACCGGGATGGTCCTTATAACGATCTTGGCTGGGTATGCTCGCAATGTTTTTACAAAGCTGTGTGATAAGGGGTAGAATCTGTAAATTGGATCATATGCCATAGGCCGTGCTAAAGCCCCTTGGCCAGCTCAACTCATCCTGTCCAATTCGCACTTCTAACTGTCTTGGGGAACCTAGAAGTCTCCTGTTAGCGAATACGCAACTCAATACGAAGGCTTTGGATGCACCTACCTCCACCATACCAGGGTCCTTATCAGCAAAATTTTTAACACAGTACCGCAGTCTGTTCGGGTAGTATCCCTTCTGACAGCATCCGACCTGTCTCCATTGCTTCGTCCAAAGATTCCAATCTGGATTCGCGCACCTGATATTGCCAGGAATGATCTCATCATGGCAGTTCACCCCTATTTCAGTTAGCCACCCTTCCACGGCTTTGAACAGTCGCAACTTACCTGGGGGGCAGCAAATGCTCACTTCGCTGGCCACCTCCTCGTCCAATTCCAATCCATCGGGACAACACCAGATTGCCGTTTTAGAGATGTGGGTGCCTTTAGGACAGTATCCACCGCTTGTTTTTGGGTTGAAGAGCGGGTAGTGAACAAATCCAGTCCTCCCACCACACTGTTTGGGCCGGCTATATTTCACAGTGATCTTAACCTGATCAGTCTTGACATTTTTAGAAGAGATGAACAAGATGATGAAGGTGGCTGGAGTGTCCCCTTTCTTGCATGGCAGGTCATGAGTCTTCCCTGATGTCGCATCAGTTGGCATCTCCACCCAGTCTTTGACACCAGGTTTCCGATATGCTACCCGCTGATAGCTGTTGGCGGATGAATAGATGCTAACAGTTTGGCCGTTCTTGACGGTTATCTTGAAGACAGAAATGGTGAATGGGGTAGTTGTGAGTGTTGCGGTGCCGGTAGTGCTCGCCGCGCCAGTGCCCATCTTGATAGAAACGGATTTAGGAGGGATTTCCGGTATGGTGGGGATCATGACTCCGCTCGTATCCTCAATAGACTGGAGTGCGAACTCTTGAGCGAAAGTAAAAAATGTCTCAACAAAGTTACCCAGCTCCGAGAGACGTTGCCTCTCCGCGGCGCCGGAGAATCCCACGGGTGTCCGCAAAACCCACTCGTTCATAGAGTTCAAGCTCCAGTGATTCCCCATGGATTGGAAAAACACACTCGCTGCATAAGCAGCTTGTCCATCATGTGCGTATAGAGGTACAGCCGGGTCGTACTCAGCGCCGCTGAACTTCTTCCCAGGCCATTCAGTATTCGAATCTGGAAAGACGACATTGGCGAAATAGTTTGCGGTTCCGTCGCGTATATACTCGGGATCACGAGCATTTCCCATCTTCATGTCCTGCACGCAATGGTACAGCTCGTGTGCCACTGCAAATGAGGCTCGAGGAACGTTGGTCGTCGCCTCCGTCGTCCACCGTTGATACATCTGGATTTGGAAGGGTGACTTTTTCTCGTACGGATTGCTCGTCGCTGCTGTCGTGAGGCCGTCGACCGCGGTGGTGAGAATGATGACGATTACGGCCGGAAGCTTTGCGAACTTGTTGTAGGTTTTGAAAGTCTCTGCGAGGGACTTTCCAAGCACTGGTTTTACGGcgttcttggtcttggtagATAGCTGGCTCCACTTCCGAGTGTAGATCACAATGATCTTTGTGTCCCCAAACTGCTTGGGATAACCGGCGAGGGGGTGGCAGTCAGTCTTGACTGTCCACTTGCTGCCGACATCTCCAGGCTTGAGATTCCAATATTTATCGCACCTACTCCATTGAGCCTGTGCTGaggaaaggaagaagaaaagaagggtGAGCAAATAGAAGCGCATCTTGACGAGTGGTGCTCGAATATGCCAAGGGTTCCGTGAGTCTGTCAGCCACAGCCTAGATTGGGAAACTGGTTAGTTTAGAGAGACAACCAGTGTTGTTACAAAGAGGAACAGAGCTATGTATTTATCGCGCGTAGTCTGTCGCTGCGACCGATTGAACTTGGTCGGTGACGGTAGACGCCGTGTTCGCACGGAGGTGTGACATTTCTTGGCATCTAAGTAGCGCCACATCGACGCCTCCTCAACGCCTCGAGCGTTCGCTGGTGTAAAGACGCTGCTTCTTCGTCCGTGCTATGGCCAGCCACGAAATTAGTTATCAATAGCCAATGAATAGTTTACTTCTTTATCCCCATTCGAGCGTTCGGGGCCCCGCCACAGGTCCTAGTTAGCAGGGTTTAGTCCCTACTGCATCTCTTCGGTCGGTCTAGCCTTTCGGTGGTCACCTGACGGTAAAGACTAACTAGACTGCCACAGGAATGTCGCCCAGGTACGACCACGGGTCTTAGTGAAATTTTGGAATGAGAAAGGACTGAGAAAGGAAAGAAACTACGCAGAATTTTTAATTAGGATGCTAGGTGTATTTATTGAACAGGTCTTCATATGAGTTGGAAAGGCATGGTTTAACAACTGAATATGATCTGTAGGCCTGTTACGTGATGGagtaaaagaaagaagattTGCTGTCTCATTAATGTAACTAAGATGATAAAGGCGGTCAGGGTTGACTGTCATATCGTTTATGGAGCCCAATCGCACGTGGCTAAGCCAGCAAGAGTAGGTCAGATCAGTCGCCTTGTTAACCCGTACACCAGTGCAAAATAAGTTAATCAAGGAATCGAAAGATAATGCAGGCCCTGCCTCACGTGCCAAACGGACCACTTGATTACAGTAACATCATTGGTTGCCGACAAAGGAGCTATCCTGAAGGACAGGCCTCATCCAATAATGGATCGATACGAGGGATTGCAGCACAGGCGACAACACCAACTGGAGATCAAGGCCGGTCAACAGAAATTATTGCATTGAGTACCTCAACCGTGCTCATTTCGAGCAATGGAGGCCTATTTCACATGGGACATGACTGGCGGCTTTGAGAAGCAAGTTTAGCTAGACAACTCCATGCACAGTCGGTCCTCGGTATTGAACAATGATAGCTGTGACATTGAACTCTAGCCGTGAAGATAGCGGCGAAGAGGTACCTGCAGACCTAAACAAGGGACAAGCTGAGACTCATGGTGATACATCGGTCGCGAGGGTGAGCCATGATGTCTCCAGAGATGGAGACATATCTGCTTCTCCAGTTATGATGGTTGCTTCGTAGAGAAGTTGGTTGATATCGTTGGGGAGAAAGAGGCGGACCTGGTCCAGCACCGACGAAGAAACAGTGCGAAAAATGTCGCCAAGAGCCATACCTTATTGTAGCATGAGTTGAGACTGCATTCGATACCTGCCTGGTGACCAGTCTCGCCAAGGACGAGTGTCAAGATCTTGCTTCCCATTGTCTCCCCTGCCTCACTCTGGGGCGATAGGTATCACGAGTTGAGTCACGAAAATTTGGCTTGGTGAAGAGTtgagaaaagaaaagcataagaagaaaaaataataagtggTGTTGTGACGCGATGATAACTGCTTTGGAACGCGACAGCCGAGTGAATAGCTGGAAGAGACTATTTCCGGGGTTGTACCAGTAAAAAAGTCGGGGAATGACGCTGATACCATAGCACGATGTGAGATGTCACTCTATCAACTCGGAGATAACATGGCCTTTTTGGTGAGAGGACACTTGAGATGAAGATATGGGTTTGGCTTTGTCTGTTGCCCCGGACGCCGAAGGACTAGAGTACCCCACGGGGACTGCAGCCGCAAGTTCCTTAGGCGCTATAAACTTATCATATCTCGAGCTCGGTATAACTGACTGATTTTGAAGTGAGGGGCGGGATGGGGTCCAGGCCATTAGCTGATTCAAAATGAGGCAAGTTTCCGCGAAGGGCATGCAATCCCGAGATCCCGTTCAATGATAAGAGGCTTGTAAGGCGTGGCACCTTTCAACGAGTACACAGACGAGCATTCGACGAGCCTTGGATACTTTTCTTCTGGGTCTCAGCGCTGGCAATCTATTGCCTCTTCCCTTGCAATTGCAACCAAAACAAGCCGCTCCCTTCTCCCACCCTCTTCTCACATCACTCGCCATGAGGTCAAAACGGGTCATATCCATCGTCTGCTGTCACGCTGAAGGTGAGGTAGGCGATGTGGTCATCGGAGGTGTGATTGACGTCCCCGCAAAGACGATGCACGACAAGCTCGTCCGCTACATGGCCGAGAAGGACGACCTTCGCCAGCTGCTTCTCCAAGAGCCACGAGGACGTCTGGAAATGAGCGTAAATCTGGTCGTGCCGCCATGTCGTCCCGACGCCGATGCCGGCTTTCTCATCATGGCCCCTGGCGACTGGGTGCCCATGTCTGGCTCCAACACTGTGTGCACCACGACGGTTCTTCTCGAGACAGGCATTGTGCCGATGAAGGAGCCTGTCACGGAAGTCAGACTTGACACCGCGGCGGGGTTGGTTGTGGCAACTGCGGAATGCCAGAATGGCAAATGCAAGTCTGTGTCTTTTGACAACGTCCCCGCCTTTGTTTACGCCCTCGATAAAGAGATCAGCGTTCCTGGGCTTGGAAAGGTTGTCGTAGACATTGCATACGGGGGCCAATGGTATGTTCTCGTCCAAGCAGACGCACTGGGTGTTACGGTGGATACTGTCAACGCGGATCGCCTCATCGACCTCGGTAAACGGCTGAAGAGCGCCGTGCTGGCTGAATGCATGCCCACGCATCCCGAGAACCCGGCGATTTGTGGCATCAACAACGTCATCATCACGGAGCCGCTGGTAGACGAGCTTGGGGGGAAGTCAGTCAAGCATACGGTCATTGTCACGCCAGGGAGACTAGATAGAAGCCCATGTGGTACGGGAAGCTCTTCTCGCCTCGCCATTTTCCATGCCAGGGGGCTTGTCAAGGTTGGTGAGCCGGTCAGGTTTAGGAGTATTATCAACACTCAGTTCATCGGTCACATTAGAGGCACGGCAAAGATTGGGGACCTGGATGCAGTGCTTCCGACAATCAAGGGAAGGGCTTGGATCACCGGTGAGAAGAATGTGCATCTTGACCCAGAAGATCCGTTTCCGACCGGGTTTTTACTATGAGTAGAATGTAGAAAAAAATACAAGAAAGGCTCACGAAATTATTCTTAATGTCAATGACCGTCTCCGTCAGACACAATAACATAGAACACAATTAATGATAAACAGAAGACAGTATTAAGACCGAGTGCTGTAAAACACCGTGACCTAGCTAACATGAAGTTTCTATGGTGGTAATCATAGGAGAAGCCTCATATAAGAAAAGTCAATTGTTCGGCTATGCGATTGTCGTCAGCCTTGCCATGAAGTGTACAGGGAGAAAACGTGCTCTTCTCTAGCCAAGCGTAATGAACTCAAGGCTGACAAAAATGAAAGCCTGATTTCCCACCTCAGAAAGAACAACGAGGACCGAGGATAAAAGCTCATAcgattaagtaaaaatagaATACTAAAACTCTAACACAGGCATCTTACAACTTTGCTCGAGCCTTGGTCACCTTTTCAACCAACTCAACAACTCCTTCGGCACAGCCAAATGACCCCATGTAACCCCAACCGGAGTGTCCGTAGTTGTGGATAATCCACGTCTCGtcatccagcttctcctcctcgagcctCAGACCATCCTTCCTCCATGGACGGAAACCAACACCATGCCGCACGACACTCAACCCCGAAACACCCTTGCCGTCAGCAATCTCCGGGCAGAGAGTCACAATTCGTTCCATGATCCGATTCGCGGTGTTGGGATCGGGCTGAGAGTCCCAGTTGCCGATCTGATATGTGCCTCCAATGACTGTGCCACCGCCAGCTGCTCTCTGCATGGCATAAATCTCCTCACCGCTCCCATCGAGGGTGCTCGAGCACATGAAGAGAGGGAAATTCTTGGGGGTCTCGTTTCGCACAACCACGATCTGACCGCGGGAGGGAGCTACTGTTGTATCCTCAACGCCACCAAGCTTCAGGGAGCCGAGACCAGTGGCATTAACGATGATATTGGCTGTTCGGCCTGTGTGACTCAGGTGCTTGGCTTCTTTGATGTGAGAGATGATACCACGTTTTACCACAACGCCGTACTTGAGACACTGGCCGAGAATCCACGGGAGAAAGATTGCTGTGTTCATACAGATACCCTGATACTGGAATCCCGAGTCGTACCCAGGAGCCACTTCTGACGGGAGATTTTCGCGGAAATTGTTGAAGATCTCTTTGAACCATGGGTTATCCTGGTAGAAGTGAGATGAGAAGCCAGACGTGTCGGCCTCCATGTCCTTGTTTCGGCGGATGACATGGGTCGCTACAGATGCAGGGTCAGTCATGCTAACCAGGGTGAAGGTTGAGAGGCCAGTAACGCACTCTGGAAATGAATCCCTGCTTCAGGGGTTTCTTCAGTCAACTTCTTGAGAGCGACCCAAGTTCTTCGTTCCCAGCGGCTTCCCTCCTTAGGTGCCAACCTGTAAAACTGTTAGAGCAGATACAACTTGACTTCCACAACTCCGGTTACTGACGGAATCACGTTGGCGCCCGCCCAAGGCGAGGCATATTCAGCGTCATAGTCACCGGGCATGTGTTTAGCTACCACAGTAACGACATTGCCTTCTTTGGCCAGCAGCAAAGCTGACGTCAAACCAATCACACCGGCACTGATAATGTTAGCTGAGCTATCTCTAGTTCCCAGAGATCAAGTCACTTACCCGATAACAACGACGGTATTGGCCATTTTGGACGAACCAACAAACACGAAACTGGAAAGCAGTATGCGTACCTAAGTCTGCCAGTCGAGCTATGGCAAGGAACCAGACAGACTTAAATGCTAGCTATTCACCTTGTGGGTTATGACAACTCACGCCCCCTGATTAGCCACACCGCAACGGCATGCTCATTCAAGAAGGACTGAGTAAGCCAGCTGACGACTCTCAAGGCCAGCCTAGTTCGTCTGTTGCTTTTTGTGGCCCACGATAACCTCCACGAAACCGAGGTGTGCCCATTTTGGTCAGATGTGACCCACATGGCATCTCGGCACCAAACTTATCTTGAGGATTCACGCTTATCAGCGCGGTTGCTTTCCTAGTTAACTCGAAGGTTGGGGTCACGCGGGGGACACCACTACTACCCCACGACCCTCAACCGAAACTAAGAGGGCGGCTGTTCCGGTTGTTAGTTGCCGAAATGGCAAGGCTTTCCGTTTGAACGCGGAAACGTGCCTGTTTTGGGGAGGGAGTTTGTATCCGAAAAGAGTCTAGTACACTTAAGTCTTGGCGTGGGGTAAAGAGAATGCGCACCGTTCACGAATGGCATGAACACTGAAGAATGGTAATAGGTAGGCTTCGACCTTCTCTGGAAAGAATGATGTTTTTATGCAATTAGTTACATCTCATGAATAGCGCTGAACGCTTGAACAGTGCGAGATTTCAACCGCCATTGCGTCTCTTGAATGTTCTATGCATAAGTTCGCATCTGTTCTTCATAAATCATAAAGCTGATTAGcaaaaagggaaaaaatGGTAAAAATGAAAAGAcacatacaacagcggggattcgctggtcgtcaccgacccaactactaatccgcccctcactggcttatctatgggagagcggacgggatcccgagttctccagtgggtatggtcgtatgtggttgcttcttcttctgccgGAAGCTAAGGATCTATGGAAAAATGATGGTGGACCGAAAAAAGGCAAGTAACAGGCTGGATACGGCATGGGACCAACTAATCTCAGCCAGGCACGATCGTCTGGCTTCCCTTTCCGGGTGAGCATCCCCGACACGGCGCCTAGGTACCTTTAAAACCATGACTAGCAAGTGGCCCATCTGATTTCTGCCGCCTGCATGGTCCTGGTTGGCGGTTAGCGAGGCTGCAGCTTTAGGAAGTCAACAATTAGTTAACGGTGTTTTACGGTATTGGGTTTGATGCCGCTCTGTGTTCATAGCTGTGTTTTTTGCTGTTGCGGCTGGCGGTCTCTCGCGGACTTGTTATTGcagataataaaaagaaataataataataagtagtcAACCACGTGGACAAGTTCACTTATCTAGGGAGACGGGGATCACGTTTAGAAGCTCATAATAGCATTAATTGCAGTCATATAGGTCTAGATAATACCGAGGGCTAACGCTTTCAACTATTGGTTAACGTATATGATAAGCGAGTGTTACAAACAAGTGAGTGTTACACTACACTGTGTAAGCTAAAACAGCTAAACTCCAATTTTCTAAAACTAGCTAtctaatttttaaaaatctaaaaacaggttttatagctatttaacttCAGAAGAAACTCCatagtatttcttttaaaattttaagaAATTGCCTTTTAAGAAAAACAGCTTGTTATATAGTGTGAATACGTTGTTTCTTAAACTAGCTTAGTAAggatttttttaaaaatataagaaatttcATATAGCTTTTTTGCTATAAGATAggctctttttcttatttttagcaTATTTAcgcttaatttaaatttcttagaatTTTTTAATCAAGTTAAATCTTAAGGTGcaaatactaagaaatttcAAAGTGTAACACTCACTTGTTTGTAACACTCGcttatcatgtacgttaACGCTTAGAAATTTCCCATAGAAAGGGAGTTCCTGGTGAAATAATTGTTTGACATTGGGGCATGTGGATGCTTAACACACGATACTTATTTGAAATTAATATGTGTTCACGCTGCTGATGGTCCATTTATAAGCAATAAAACTAGAGCAGTACCTTCAGCTTGTATACCGAGAAATAGTAAGCattttttttataacctttaatattttctttaaagcACGGATCATAGCCTTCCCTACCCTATGGGGCGTGGGAGACACCTAACTCGGTGTTTAATATAGTACAATAGAAAACTACATAGTTAACCAATGCCGGATCTAAGTACGTGTCACTATTAACCGCTTCTTAGCCC
Protein-coding regions in this window:
- a CDS encoding D-amino-acid oxidase, which produces MANTVVVIGAGVIGLTSALLLAKEGNVVTVVAKHMPGDYDAEYASPWAGANVIPLAPKEGSRWERRTWVALKKLTEETPEAGIHFQTTHVIRRNKDMEADTSGFSSHFYQDNPWFKEIFNNFRENLPSEVAPGYDSGFQYQGICMNTAIFLPWILGQCLKYGVVVKRGIISHIKEAKHLSHTGRTANIIVNATGLGSLKLGGVEDTTVAPSRGQIVVVRNETPKNFPLFMCSSTLDGSGEEIYAMQRAAGGGTVIGGTYQIGNWDSQPDPNTANRIMERIVTLCPEIADGKGVSGLSVVRHGVGFRPWRKDGLRLEEEKLDDETWIIHNYGHSGWGYMGSFGCAEGVVELVEKVTKARAKL